From the genome of Vigna angularis cultivar LongXiaoDou No.4 chromosome 11, ASM1680809v1, whole genome shotgun sequence, one region includes:
- the LOC108333755 gene encoding uncharacterized protein At3g17950, whose product MAQQDEGWPLGLLQPVNARTRTATGSISFNTLLTASPSSSTDSSSDLDTQSTGSFFRDQSTTLGSLMGVSSIVELSRRSLRESKTEFFKSKKKLKFWSCFFCLGSRSTDYEGEKEKNNAPSLAQFLAVERRVANENRRNQSLHFELALAETNIGERNSLFINGTIAPPHSISPDRKNTEINHANNKGFGSLPELFSCMCGQVAFF is encoded by the exons ATGGCTCAACAG GATGAAGGGTGGCCACTGGGTTTACTACAGCCAGTGAATGCAAGGACTCGGACAGCGACAGGATCAATTTCATTCAACACCTTACTCACTGCCTCTCCATCTTCTTCTACAGATTCTTCATCTGATTTAGACACTCAG TCGACAGGGTCTTTTTTTCGTGACCAAAGTACGACACTTGGGAGCCTAATGGGTGTCTCTAGCATTGTGGAACTGTCAAGAAGATCTCTGAGAGAATCCAAAACAGAATTCTTCAAGagcaaaaagaaattaaagtttTGGTCATGCTTTTTCTGTTTGGGTTCAAGGAGTACAGATTATGAAggtgagaaagagaaaaataatgcTCCATCTCTGGCTCAGTTTCTTGCAGTGGAAAGAAGAGTTGCTAATGAAAATAGAAGGAACCAAAGCCTTCATTTTGAGCTTGCATTGGCAGAAACCAATATTGGAGAACGAAATTCACTGTTCATCAATGGCACCATTGCTCCCCCTCACTCCATAAGTCCAGATAGAAAAAACACAGAAATAAATCACGCTAACAACAAAGGGTTTGGTTCACTCCCAGAGTTATTTTCATGCATGTGTGGACAAGTTGCCTTTTTCTAA